In Phycisphaeraceae bacterium, a genomic segment contains:
- a CDS encoding homogentisate 1,2-dioxygenase: MKLGEIPVKRHVQFRRPDGALYSEEVFGTEGFVGPTSTMYHIHPPTQVSGWKSLYSTKVEYVEQEVMRMRHIKTAPMKPAGDAITGRVVVLGNSDVEMALCVPVEQMKYHFKNGQGDECYFIHYGSGTVYTMFGSLKFHKKDYIVIPKGTIYRIEFNALSDADRPQGVSAAEMPLGKFVLFETANGSHIGPPPRYVSKTSSQFLEHAPFCERDLRVPQLPMTFDEAGEFEVRIKARDTVHSYIYSYHPLDVVGWDGCYYPFCFNVDDFAPIVGKLHMPPPIHQTFEGHNFVICSFCPRVLDFHPEAIPIPYNHSNIDSDEVLYYVEGNYKARRGIESGSISLHPQGIPHGPHPGTVELALGKTYTDELAVMCDTFRPLFPTKHALDLDDPSYPESWRADHHAPGQARDGSGPVNTWT; the protein is encoded by the coding sequence ATGAAACTTGGAGAGATCCCGGTCAAGCGCCACGTGCAGTTTCGCAGGCCTGACGGCGCGCTGTACTCAGAAGAGGTTTTCGGCACTGAGGGCTTTGTAGGCCCGACGAGCACGATGTACCACATCCATCCGCCGACGCAGGTCTCTGGGTGGAAGTCGCTGTATTCAACCAAAGTCGAGTATGTCGAGCAGGAAGTGATGCGCATGCGGCACATCAAGACCGCGCCGATGAAACCTGCCGGCGACGCCATCACCGGGCGCGTGGTTGTGCTTGGGAACTCCGATGTCGAGATGGCGTTGTGCGTGCCTGTCGAGCAGATGAAGTACCACTTCAAAAACGGACAGGGCGACGAGTGCTACTTCATTCACTATGGCTCGGGCACCGTGTACACGATGTTCGGCTCACTCAAGTTCCACAAGAAGGACTACATCGTTATTCCGAAGGGGACGATCTATCGCATTGAGTTCAATGCGCTCAGTGACGCCGACCGGCCGCAGGGTGTGAGCGCTGCCGAGATGCCTCTGGGCAAGTTCGTGTTGTTCGAGACGGCCAATGGCTCGCACATCGGCCCGCCGCCGCGCTATGTGTCGAAGACGAGTTCACAGTTTCTTGAGCATGCGCCATTTTGCGAACGTGATTTGCGTGTGCCGCAGCTGCCGATGACCTTTGACGAGGCTGGCGAGTTCGAGGTGCGCATCAAAGCCCGCGACACGGTGCACAGTTATATCTACAGCTATCACCCGCTCGATGTCGTCGGGTGGGACGGGTGTTACTACCCGTTCTGTTTCAATGTCGATGATTTCGCGCCGATTGTGGGCAAGTTGCACATGCCGCCTCCGATCCATCAGACCTTCGAAGGGCACAACTTTGTGATCTGCTCGTTCTGTCCGCGCGTGCTCGATTTCCATCCCGAAGCGATTCCGATTCCGTACAACCACTCGAACATCGACTCCGACGAGGTGCTGTACTACGTCGAAGGCAACTACAAGGCCCGGCGCGGGATCGAGTCGGGCTCGATCAGCCTCCACCCGCAGGGGATTCCGCACGGCCCGCATCCGGGCACCGTCGAACTGGCGCTGGGCAAGACCTACACCGACGAACTGGCGGTCATGTGCGACACGTTCAGGCCTCTGTTCCCGACCAAACACGCGCTGGACCTTGATGACCCCAGCTACCCGGAGAGCTGGCGTGCCGACCATCATGCGCCGGGTCAGGCGCGCGATGGATCGGGTCCGGTCAACACCTGGACATGA
- the lptD gene encoding LPS assembly protein LptD, with the protein MISHRRSRALILVLTSGLALAGVPWAGAQEVRATDFSTARLPISPVLGEIRFEGARAWVWREGPTQRLVLDRNVRVTLGNSTFEAERAVVWLRELEDGSHQVFAALTRVRTPSADAAVSVKADFLPIRAVIAGKPELMADVRLDGPPNSSGPVRVTDDIKRALAQADDALTRAFDVAPPPRALESRPVRRPRVVPEGDIEEPRVEGPRPEPPVVEPRAERPPRTDRPVVVPPPVEETRAEPEVVAEAPSPEGEVPAVVGEAVDARGARATPVRSPLFTSSGIFFISAGERITVQSGEHDSSVVVSGGVVVQYQSGVESLELTAERAVIFLKPGKLSDRLSSFSADDVLGLYLEGEVRATDGTYTLRGPRIYYDVEKNRALVLDAVFWAYDARLRSPLYMRADAVRQESAKQFSAENAVLSNTAFFKPDFTIGVRSVTIERRESPEGDTTYVDAKNITFRAGDVPFFWWPRYRGDPAQFPLRSLGFEDSNRTGGVLTSQWDALSLLGIERPPGLDVSLELDVYFDRGLGLGSRTSWETERSSGSLYWYMLPQDTGMDILSRGTRVDRDGEFRGMAFLKHRAEIAENWTILAELSKVSDEAFVMALFPEIAREARELTSRVYARHTVENRQFTAELKGALDDFIIPEHQLQTPGYMVDKLPELRYFVAAADLLAETYPGLLTHTWEASYSHMRLTFSEVDARDLGFTIDRAAQQAFGTDADDSLGDLFRSIGLDEAFVNRFDTRHELSAQLRAGEVLITPFVVGRVTVYDDDFESFSPDETSNTRFWGGAGVTAATSFQRVYRHVESDLLDLHELRHIIEPSVTVWSAGTTIDREDLPIYDVEVESLLEGSAVQARLGQTFQTKRGGPGRWRSVDFLTFNAAYVWHSDDTGRTSAVGRFYSAQPELSVPGEYIKLDSTLQLTEAFGIAGETIYDLDLHQQARSSIGVLMQHNPEFATAVELRYLNPEDVTFGRLGMQYRLTDKYRLTFNTTYNFRLDDFQTFNVRFFRRFTIGELGLALNYDNIRGETSFGFTFVPFGASSGIGQRTRSTASDDGFGG; encoded by the coding sequence ATGATTTCACACAGGCGTTCACGGGCTTTGATACTTGTGCTGACCTCCGGCCTGGCGCTGGCGGGAGTGCCATGGGCCGGTGCGCAGGAGGTTCGGGCGACGGATTTTTCGACCGCGCGGTTGCCTATATCCCCTGTTTTGGGTGAGATTCGTTTTGAGGGTGCGCGGGCGTGGGTCTGGCGGGAAGGCCCGACTCAGAGGCTGGTGCTGGATCGGAACGTTCGAGTGACGCTGGGGAACTCGACTTTTGAAGCCGAGCGGGCGGTGGTGTGGCTTCGAGAACTGGAGGATGGTTCTCATCAGGTGTTTGCAGCGTTGACGCGTGTGCGCACGCCGAGCGCTGATGCAGCAGTCAGTGTCAAAGCGGACTTTCTGCCGATTCGGGCGGTGATTGCCGGGAAGCCGGAGTTGATGGCTGATGTGCGGCTGGATGGTCCTCCGAATTCTTCCGGTCCTGTTCGGGTGACGGACGATATCAAGCGGGCGTTGGCGCAGGCTGATGATGCGTTGACTCGGGCGTTTGATGTTGCCCCTCCGCCTCGGGCGTTGGAATCGCGTCCGGTGCGTCGGCCTCGGGTGGTGCCGGAGGGCGATATTGAGGAGCCGCGGGTTGAGGGGCCGCGGCCGGAGCCGCCAGTGGTGGAGCCTCGTGCAGAGCGTCCGCCGCGTACGGATCGTCCCGTGGTGGTGCCTCCGCCGGTGGAAGAGACGCGTGCTGAGCCTGAAGTGGTTGCTGAGGCACCATCGCCCGAGGGCGAGGTTCCGGCGGTGGTTGGGGAAGCGGTCGATGCGCGAGGCGCGCGTGCGACACCTGTGCGTTCGCCATTGTTTACGAGCTCGGGGATCTTTTTTATCTCTGCGGGCGAGCGCATCACGGTGCAGTCGGGCGAGCATGACTCTTCGGTTGTGGTGAGCGGCGGGGTGGTGGTGCAGTATCAGTCGGGGGTCGAGTCACTCGAACTCACGGCCGAGCGAGCGGTGATCTTTCTCAAGCCGGGGAAATTGTCGGATCGACTGAGCAGTTTTTCTGCTGACGATGTGCTCGGGCTGTATCTGGAAGGCGAGGTGCGTGCGACGGATGGGACGTACACGTTGCGCGGGCCTCGGATCTATTACGACGTTGAGAAGAACCGTGCACTGGTGCTTGATGCTGTGTTCTGGGCGTATGACGCGAGGCTGAGGAGTCCGCTGTACATGCGAGCCGACGCGGTGCGGCAGGAATCGGCCAAGCAGTTTTCGGCGGAAAATGCGGTGTTGTCGAACACGGCGTTCTTCAAGCCGGACTTCACGATCGGCGTGCGATCGGTGACGATCGAACGGCGCGAATCGCCCGAGGGCGATACGACGTACGTCGATGCGAAGAACATCACATTTCGTGCGGGCGATGTGCCGTTTTTCTGGTGGCCGAGGTATCGGGGCGATCCGGCGCAGTTTCCGCTGCGGTCGCTTGGGTTTGAGGATTCGAACCGCACGGGCGGGGTGCTGACTTCGCAGTGGGATGCGCTGAGTCTGCTGGGCATTGAGCGGCCGCCGGGGCTGGATGTTTCGCTGGAACTGGATGTCTATTTTGATCGCGGGCTTGGGCTGGGTTCGCGGACATCGTGGGAAACGGAGCGTTCTTCGGGTTCGTTGTATTGGTACATGCTGCCACAGGACACGGGGATGGACATCCTGTCGCGAGGAACGCGAGTCGATCGGGATGGTGAGTTTCGCGGAATGGCGTTCCTGAAGCACCGAGCGGAGATTGCGGAAAACTGGACGATTCTGGCTGAACTCTCGAAGGTGTCGGATGAAGCGTTCGTGATGGCGCTGTTTCCGGAGATTGCGCGTGAGGCGCGCGAGCTCACGTCGCGCGTGTATGCGAGGCACACGGTCGAGAACAGGCAGTTCACGGCAGAACTCAAGGGCGCGCTCGACGACTTCATCATTCCCGAGCATCAGTTGCAGACGCCCGGGTACATGGTGGACAAGCTGCCCGAGTTGCGGTATTTCGTTGCAGCGGCCGATCTGCTTGCCGAGACGTATCCCGGTCTTCTGACGCACACATGGGAGGCGTCTTATTCGCACATGCGGCTGACCTTCAGCGAAGTCGATGCGCGGGATCTTGGCTTCACGATCGATCGTGCGGCTCAGCAGGCATTCGGGACCGATGCGGATGATTCGCTGGGGGATCTGTTCCGATCGATTGGACTTGATGAGGCGTTTGTAAATCGATTCGATACGCGGCACGAGTTGTCGGCACAGTTGCGCGCGGGTGAGGTGCTGATCACGCCATTTGTGGTCGGGCGCGTGACGGTGTATGACGACGACTTCGAGTCATTCAGCCCCGACGAGACGAGCAATACTCGCTTCTGGGGTGGAGCGGGCGTGACGGCGGCCACATCGTTTCAGCGCGTGTATCGCCATGTCGAGTCGGATTTACTGGATCTGCATGAGTTGCGGCACATCATCGAGCCGAGCGTGACGGTGTGGTCGGCGGGAACGACAATTGATCGTGAGGACCTGCCGATCTATGACGTGGAGGTTGAATCGTTGCTCGAGGGCTCGGCGGTGCAGGCGCGCCTGGGGCAGACGTTCCAGACGAAGCGAGGCGGGCCGGGACGGTGGAGATCGGTTGACTTTCTCACATTCAACGCAGCGTACGTCTGGCACTCGGACGATACGGGACGCACAAGCGCGGTGGGGCGGTTCTACTCGGCCCAGCCGGAGCTTTCGGTGCCTGGTGAGTACATCAAACTTGACAGCACGCTTCAGTTGACCGAAGCGTTCGGTATCGCGGGCGAAACGATCTATGACCTGGATCTGCACCAGCAGGCACGATCGAGCATCGGCGTGCTGATGCAACACAACCCCGAGTTTGCGACAGCGGTCGAACTGCGGTACCTGAATCCGGAGGATGTGACGTTCGGGCGCTTGGGCATGCAGTATCGCCTGACGGACAAGTATCGCCTGACGTTCAACACGACGTACAACTTCAGGCTCGACGACTTCCAGACGTTCAATGTGCGATTCTTCCGGCGTTTCACGATCGGCGAACTGGGCCTGGCGCTGAACTACGACAACATCCGCGGTGAAACGTCGTTCGGGTTTACGTTTGTTCCGTTCGGTGCGAGCAGCGGCATCGGTCAACGCACACGAAGTACGGCGAGCGACGATGGATTCGGCGGTTAG
- a CDS encoding MmgE/PrpD family protein yields MSENQYVTLPADSNQALGIARYAIDFLSSEPGKRGEPGSDVLEKTTLFHTDAALCGLSALALGTNAPTILRREALTYSIGPDAAPIGRSERSGATVFGSRTLVQPEKAIVANAAAVREWDSNGTNFGYNPRLGHTAGEFGHNDFYPVCIAAAQMAGRSGADALKAMICLDEIRGRLAEVFSLKSYKVDHVVHGAIASAAVFGAMLGATAEQIESAIGMTVAHYIPFRAIRAGKQLSDSKGASAAISTEAAVLAMRRSMMGFLGPRDIFRNPEAIFRMFEGPGQMFVKVGGKPKDVSPRDSSPFELVLGRSGSDFAVMGMHFKLGLYEHQSAGALQAMITLLGRSPKLLENDGANIRRIRIVAYEPAFGIIGDPAKRDPKTRQSADHSMVYIVATLLRKAIESKKVGWTELMLEPADYCADAIFNKKTRALMDTIEFAHGGPEYDAKYPDGIPTSVVIEDSSGALHDSGLVMYPGGHARNVEAPLRQILDHKFGLLGALAFDEPKPIVDRFMRLASLSAAELATLHDFVIQDRGAFE; encoded by the coding sequence ATGTCCGAGAATCAATACGTCACGCTCCCTGCCGACTCGAACCAGGCGCTGGGCATCGCCCGGTATGCCATCGACTTTCTTTCGAGCGAACCTGGCAAGCGGGGCGAACCCGGTAGCGATGTGCTGGAGAAGACGACGCTGTTTCATACGGATGCGGCGTTGTGCGGGCTTTCGGCACTGGCTTTGGGGACGAACGCGCCAACGATCCTGCGGCGCGAGGCACTGACGTACTCGATCGGCCCGGATGCGGCTCCAATCGGGCGATCGGAGCGATCCGGGGCGACAGTGTTCGGATCAAGAACGCTCGTGCAGCCTGAGAAGGCGATTGTGGCCAACGCTGCGGCGGTGCGGGAATGGGATTCAAACGGGACGAACTTTGGATACAACCCGAGGCTCGGGCACACGGCGGGCGAGTTTGGGCACAACGACTTTTATCCGGTGTGTATCGCGGCGGCGCAGATGGCGGGGCGATCGGGGGCCGACGCGCTCAAGGCCATGATCTGCCTTGATGAGATTCGAGGCAGGCTTGCGGAGGTCTTCAGCCTCAAGTCGTACAAGGTGGATCATGTGGTGCATGGCGCGATCGCGTCGGCAGCGGTGTTTGGCGCGATGCTTGGCGCGACGGCCGAGCAGATCGAATCGGCCATCGGAATGACGGTTGCGCACTACATTCCTTTCCGGGCTATTCGCGCGGGCAAGCAGTTGAGCGATTCGAAAGGCGCGAGTGCGGCGATCAGCACCGAAGCCGCGGTGCTGGCGATGCGGCGTTCGATGATGGGCTTCCTGGGGCCTCGCGATATATTTCGCAATCCGGAGGCGATCTTCCGCATGTTCGAAGGACCTGGGCAGATGTTTGTGAAAGTGGGGGGCAAGCCCAAGGACGTGTCGCCGCGCGATTCGAGCCCGTTCGAACTTGTGCTTGGGCGAAGCGGGAGCGATTTTGCGGTGATGGGGATGCACTTCAAACTCGGGCTGTATGAGCACCAGTCGGCGGGCGCGCTGCAGGCCATGATTACGCTGTTGGGGCGAAGTCCGAAACTGCTTGAAAATGACGGCGCGAACATCAGGCGCATTCGCATTGTTGCATACGAGCCCGCATTCGGCATCATCGGCGACCCTGCCAAGCGCGACCCAAAGACGCGACAGTCGGCGGACCATTCGATGGTGTACATCGTGGCGACGTTGCTGCGCAAGGCCATCGAGAGCAAGAAAGTCGGCTGGACTGAACTGATGCTCGAACCGGCTGACTATTGCGCCGACGCCATCTTCAACAAGAAGACACGGGCGCTGATGGACACGATTGAGTTTGCGCACGGCGGGCCGGAGTACGACGCAAAGTATCCCGACGGCATCCCGACGAGCGTGGTGATAGAGGACTCGAGCGGCGCGTTGCATGACTCAGGGCTGGTGATGTATCCGGGCGGGCACGCGCGCAATGTGGAGGCTCCGCTGCGTCAGATTCTGGATCACAAGTTCGGTCTTCTTGGTGCGCTGGCGTTTGATGAGCCCAAGCCGATTGTGGATCGATTCATGCGGCTGGCGAGTTTGTCTGCGGCCGAACTGGCGACGCTGCATGATTTTGTGATTCAGGACCGCGGCGCGTTCGAGTGA
- a CDS encoding asparaginase, with protein MRHITLISTGGTIEKTYDELTGSLSNARSIVPLMLRRLRLEDTIVNTIQLLSKDSLDITDDERLRIVETARLLGCSAGCDGVVILHGTDTLTATGELIYERIIDPPVPIILTGAMRPFEMKHSDALQNLTESIFATGILAPGVYVVAHGRTLQFPGVLKDRAKKTFIKQA; from the coding sequence ATGCGGCACATCACGCTGATCTCCACCGGCGGCACCATCGAGAAGACGTACGACGAACTCACGGGCTCGCTGTCCAACGCACGCAGCATCGTCCCGCTCATGCTCCGCCGCCTCCGCCTCGAAGACACCATCGTCAACACCATCCAACTCCTCTCCAAAGACAGCCTCGACATCACCGACGACGAGCGCCTGCGTATCGTCGAAACCGCACGCCTGCTCGGCTGCTCGGCAGGGTGTGATGGCGTCGTCATCCTTCACGGCACCGACACCCTCACCGCAACAGGCGAACTCATCTACGAACGCATCATCGATCCGCCCGTGCCCATCATCCTCACCGGCGCGATGCGCCCCTTCGAAATGAAGCACTCCGACGCGCTCCAGAATCTCACCGAGTCAATTTTCGCAACAGGCATTCTCGCGCCCGGGGTCTATGTCGTCGCCCACGGCCGCACGCTCCAGTTCCCCGGCGTACTCAAGGACCGCGCGAAAAAGACCTTCATCAAACAGGCCTGA
- a CDS encoding ABC transporter permease subunit, whose translation MNVMLVLAARELGSLFRTPVGWIVLALYLFLTGLVFALNTLVPGEAATLRYFFGASAFLLVPIAPAVSMRLLADEYRSGTIEILSTTPLSEWSLALGKFAGAVLFLLVMLAPTLLYPVLLMWLSDPRPDPGPIATGYLGLILVGSLYIAIGLLASSITSSQTLAFLATLMFLILVSLTSTQIASLAPAPVAEVLMSLSIDRRVRDFAIGIVDTSHVVYFASLIGLFVTLAAGVLAMRRWR comes from the coding sequence ATGAACGTGATGCTGGTTCTTGCAGCTCGTGAACTCGGATCGCTCTTCCGCACACCGGTCGGATGGATCGTGCTGGCGTTGTACCTCTTTCTGACTGGTCTTGTCTTCGCGCTCAACACGCTCGTCCCCGGAGAGGCTGCCACGCTGCGATACTTCTTTGGTGCCTCGGCATTTCTGCTTGTGCCCATCGCGCCAGCTGTTTCGATGCGGCTTCTGGCTGATGAATATCGCTCTGGAACAATCGAAATTCTCAGCACAACACCTCTGAGCGAATGGTCGCTGGCTCTGGGCAAGTTCGCAGGCGCAGTCCTCTTCCTCCTTGTCATGCTCGCTCCAACGCTCCTCTATCCCGTCCTTCTGATGTGGCTCAGCGATCCACGCCCCGATCCGGGCCCGATCGCAACTGGATATCTCGGCCTGATCCTCGTCGGCTCGCTGTACATCGCGATCGGACTCCTCGCTTCATCAATCACCTCGAGCCAGACGCTCGCATTCCTTGCGACGCTCATGTTTCTGATCCTTGTTTCGCTGACTTCAACACAGATTGCAAGTCTCGCGCCTGCTCCGGTCGCAGAGGTGCTCATGTCGCTGTCAATTGACCGCCGCGTCCGCGACTTTGCGATCGGGATCGTTGACACTTCACACGTGGTGTACTTCGCAAGCCTGATCGGGCTGTTCGTCACGCTTGCTGCGGGCGTGCTGGCGATGCGGAGGTGGCGCTGA
- a CDS encoding iron ABC transporter permease produces the protein MRLPIGVRIALLVALMIAVGLVRVGVGPTHSDPQVAAQMFEIRLLRTISAGLVGGCLGLAGVLLQGLLRNPLASPDIMGLASGAGLAVMVAAYASSMAGAGVVAGSGPLVPAMLGAFGVLTIVYVLSNRRGVIDPVAMILVGVILSITCSAGTMLIQHLLPDRGVYAGRWLYGAIDEEAGGVRLAAAGVTLAIGLVASISFGRTLDAAMMSEDETRSVGVRLGLVRGGQFVGAGLLSGAAVALAGPIGFIGLIGPHIARGIVGPVHRWQSPAAALVGAVLVIAADAGVRLLALPSGRLPLGVVTALLGGPVFLVMLLKVRRGR, from the coding sequence GTGCGGTTGCCCATTGGAGTTCGGATTGCTTTGCTTGTCGCGTTGATGATCGCGGTGGGATTGGTACGTGTTGGGGTAGGGCCGACGCACAGCGACCCGCAGGTCGCGGCCCAGATGTTTGAAATTCGGTTGCTGCGGACCATCAGTGCGGGGCTTGTCGGTGGCTGCCTGGGACTGGCGGGGGTGTTGTTGCAGGGCCTGTTGCGGAATCCGCTGGCATCGCCAGACATCATGGGGCTTGCGTCGGGCGCGGGGCTTGCGGTGATGGTGGCGGCCTATGCATCCAGCATGGCAGGGGCGGGAGTTGTGGCTGGGTCCGGGCCATTGGTTCCGGCGATGCTCGGGGCGTTTGGCGTGCTCACAATCGTCTATGTGTTGAGCAACAGACGCGGTGTGATTGATCCGGTGGCCATGATACTTGTCGGGGTGATTTTGAGCATCACCTGCTCGGCAGGAACGATGCTCATTCAGCATCTGTTGCCAGATCGGGGTGTATACGCGGGACGCTGGCTGTATGGGGCGATCGATGAGGAAGCGGGGGGTGTTCGGCTTGCTGCGGCGGGAGTGACACTGGCGATCGGTCTGGTCGCTTCGATTTCATTCGGGCGCACGCTGGATGCGGCGATGATGAGCGAAGATGAAACCCGAAGCGTCGGGGTGCGGCTGGGGCTTGTGCGTGGGGGGCAGTTTGTCGGCGCGGGGCTGCTCAGTGGGGCTGCGGTGGCGCTGGCGGGGCCGATCGGGTTTATTGGTTTGATCGGGCCTCACATCGCGCGCGGGATCGTTGGGCCGGTTCATCGGTGGCAGTCGCCTGCGGCGGCGCTGGTGGGGGCGGTACTGGTGATTGCCGCCGATGCAGGGGTGCGATTGCTGGCGCTGCCATCGGGGAGGTTGCCTCTGGGCGTGGTGACCGCGCTTCTGGGTGGGCCGGTGTTTTTGGTGATGTTGCTCAAGGTGCGTCGGGGGCGGTAA
- the infA gene encoding translation initiation factor IF-1, with protein MAKQDDKISLEAVVVEALPNTMFKVQLPDDKKTEILAYLSGKMRKFRIRILPGDIVTVELSPYDLSKGRITYRK; from the coding sequence ATGGCCAAACAGGACGACAAGATCTCACTTGAAGCCGTCGTCGTCGAGGCGCTGCCGAACACCATGTTCAAAGTGCAGTTGCCCGACGACAAAAAGACGGAAATCCTCGCCTACCTCTCGGGCAAGATGCGCAAGTTCCGCATCCGCATCCTCCCAGGCGACATCGTAACAGTCGAACTCAGCCCCTACGACCTGAGCAAGGGTCGCATCACCTACCGCAAGTAA
- the thiS gene encoding sulfur carrier protein ThiS: MRITVNGEPVDLPEGVTVAELIAQIGLSTTICAAEVNRNLVPKRDQDTRELRDGDAVEIVTLVGGG; this comes from the coding sequence ATGAGGATCACGGTCAATGGAGAGCCGGTCGATCTGCCCGAAGGGGTGACGGTGGCCGAATTGATTGCGCAGATAGGGCTTTCGACCACGATTTGTGCAGCCGAGGTGAACCGGAATCTGGTTCCCAAGCGCGATCAGGACACGCGCGAACTGCGCGACGGCGACGCGGTGGAGATCGTGACGCTTGTCGGCGGGGGTTGA
- a CDS encoding F0F1 ATP synthase subunit epsilon, with product MAENTIRCRVVTPTHAVLDDQVRYASVPLHDGLAGFMPGRSPLVARLGLGELRLDFPDSRDSKGGSRSYFIDGGFAKMSSEGLTILAQEAMPIESIAKSDAQAELAAAESRKVDIHATDALAQSARISHDRNRARLKVRLASQSQAKGI from the coding sequence TTGGCTGAAAACACCATCCGCTGCCGCGTTGTCACTCCCACCCATGCTGTCCTTGATGACCAGGTCCGGTACGCCTCAGTGCCGCTCCACGACGGCCTTGCCGGTTTTATGCCCGGACGCAGCCCACTCGTCGCCCGCCTTGGCCTGGGCGAACTCCGGCTCGACTTTCCCGACTCACGCGACAGCAAAGGCGGATCGCGCTCCTACTTCATCGACGGCGGATTCGCGAAAATGAGCAGTGAAGGCCTGACCATCCTCGCCCAGGAAGCCATGCCCATCGAATCGATCGCCAAGTCCGATGCTCAAGCCGAGCTCGCCGCAGCCGAAAGCCGCAAGGTCGACATTCACGCGACTGACGCCCTGGCCCAATCCGCACGAATCTCCCACGACCGCAATCGCGCACGCCTCAAAGTACGCCTCGCATCGCAAAGTCAGGCCAAGGGAATCTGA
- a CDS encoding thiazole synthase, with amino-acid sequence MREEPGLDAWSIAGRRLMSRLFVGTGKYATHELMAAALDASGAEVITVAVRRERLYNAEGRSLLDAIDLDRYTILPNTAGCFSAEDAVRVARLGRDLLEQLGNPGAQCVKLEVLGDKRTLLPDPVGTLEATRELVADGFSVLVYSSDDPICALRLKEAGATSVMPAGSPIGSGQGVLNRNNIVLCLSLLKEGDAAYPVIVDAGVGAASDVSVAMELGADGVLLNTAIAGAREPVMMAHAMRKAWQAGRQSYLAGRIDKKLYATASSPVEGAISYIPGE; translated from the coding sequence ATGCGCGAAGAACCTGGGCTTGATGCGTGGAGCATCGCGGGGCGGCGGCTGATGAGCCGGCTGTTCGTGGGCACCGGCAAGTATGCGACTCACGAGTTGATGGCGGCGGCTCTGGATGCTTCGGGTGCGGAGGTGATTACGGTGGCGGTGCGGCGCGAGAGGCTGTACAACGCCGAGGGCCGGAGTCTGCTCGACGCGATTGATCTTGATCGATACACGATTCTGCCCAATACGGCGGGGTGTTTTTCGGCGGAGGATGCGGTGCGGGTGGCGCGGCTTGGGCGTGATCTGCTCGAACAGCTTGGCAACCCGGGGGCGCAATGCGTCAAACTCGAAGTGCTGGGCGACAAGCGGACGCTGCTTCCGGACCCGGTGGGGACGCTGGAAGCGACGCGGGAACTGGTTGCTGACGGATTCAGCGTGCTGGTGTATTCGAGCGATGACCCGATTTGTGCGCTGAGGCTCAAGGAAGCGGGGGCAACGTCGGTGATGCCCGCGGGGAGTCCGATCGGGAGCGGGCAAGGGGTACTGAATCGGAACAACATCGTGCTGTGTCTGTCGCTGTTGAAGGAAGGTGACGCGGCGTATCCGGTGATTGTGGATGCGGGCGTAGGCGCGGCGAGCGATGTGAGCGTGGCAATGGAACTGGGGGCCGATGGGGTGCTGCTCAATACTGCCATCGCGGGCGCGCGGGAGCCGGTGATGATGGCGCACGCGATGCGCAAGGCCTGGCAGGCGGGGCGGCAGAGTTACCTTGCAGGACGCATCGACAAGAAGCTTTACGCGACGGCGAGCAGCCCGGTCGAGGGCGCGATTTCGTACATACCCGGCGAGTGA